Proteins from one Podarcis raffonei isolate rPodRaf1 chromosome 1, rPodRaf1.pri, whole genome shotgun sequence genomic window:
- the ZFP36L1 gene encoding mRNA decay activator protein ZFP36L1, with product MSTALVSPTIFELSEVLCKSNKMLNYSPSGVGGCLLDRKAVGTPAGGGFPRRHSVTLPNSKFHQAHLLSSLKGEPAPTLGPRENRFRDRSFSEGGERLLQQKQPGGQVNSSRYKTELCRPFEENGACKYGDKCQFAHGIHELRSLTRHPKYKTELCRTFHTIGFCPYGPRCHFIHNAEERRAVASGRDPAMADRPRLQHSFSFAGFPSAIAANGLLDSPTSITPPPIMSADDLLGSPTLPDCASNPFTFSSQELTNLFAPSMGVQMPGGGSPTAFLLRPMSESPNMFDSPPSPQDSLSDQEGYLSSSSSSHSGSDSPILDTSRRLPIFSRLSISDE from the exons ATGTCTACAGCCCTCGTGTCTCCAACCATCTTCGAGCTGAGTGAAGTTTTATGCAAA AgtaacaagatgctgaactacagcccttctggTGTCGGAGGGTGTCTCTTGGACAGAAAGGCAGTGGGAACCCCAGCTGGCGGGGGTTTCCCCAGGAGGCACTCGGTCACCTTGCCCAACTCCAAGTTCCACCAGGCCCATCTTCTCAGCAGCCTCAAGGGGGAGCCAGCCCCAACTCTCGGGCCCAGGGAGAATCGCTTTCGGGACCGCTCCTTCTCTGAAGGTGGCGAGCGCTTACTGCAGCAGAAGCAGCCTGGCGGACAAGTCAACTCGAGTCGCTACAAGACGGAGCTATGCCGCCCCTTCGAGGAGAACGGGGCCTGCAAATACGGAGACAAGTGCCAGTTCGCCCACGGCATCCACGAGCTGCGAAGCCTGACCCGCCACCCCAAGTACAAGACGGAGCTCTGCCGCACTTTCCACACCATTGGTTTCTGCCCTTACGGGCCTCGCTGCCATTTCATCCACAACGCTGAGGAGCGCCGCGCTGTAGCCAGCGGCCGAGATCCTGCCATGGCCGACAGACCCCGCCTCCAGCACAGCTTCAGCTTCGCAGGCTTCCCAAGTGCCATTGCTGCCAACGGGCTGCTGGACAGCCCTACTTCCATAACCCCTCCGCCCATCATGAGTGCTGACGACCTCCTGGGCTCTCCTACTCTGCCTGACTGTGCCAGCAACCCCTTCACCTTCTCCAGCCAGGAGCTGACCAATCTCTTTGCTCCCAGCATGGGGGTGCAGATGCCCGGTGGGGGTTCGCCCACTGCTTTTCTCCTCAGACCCATGTCGGAGTCCCCCAACATGTTTGACTCGCCTCCAAGTCCTCAGGACTCTCTCTCCGACCAGGAAGGCTACCTGAGCAGCTCAAGCAGCAGCCACAGCGGCTCTGACTCGCCCATCCTGGACACCTCGAGACGCCTCCCCATCTTCAGCAGACTCTCCATCTCTGACGAGTAA